The Aureispira anguillae genome contains a region encoding:
- a CDS encoding winged helix-turn-helix transcriptional regulator, producing the protein MKMRSHCPINYALEHIGDKWSLLIVRDLMFKGKRHYNEFFESGEKVSTSVLGDRLKKLEQSGIISKGADQVKKSRIKYSLTKKGIDMLPFMVNMIVWSSIYDANTEAEPSFLVAAKENPDHLLKTLTKKLEKEHLAD; encoded by the coding sequence ATGAAAATGAGATCGCATTGCCCAATTAATTACGCATTAGAACACATTGGAGACAAATGGTCCTTATTGATTGTAAGGGATTTGATGTTCAAGGGAAAACGACATTACAATGAGTTTTTTGAATCGGGGGAAAAGGTGTCAACTAGTGTTCTTGGCGATCGATTAAAAAAATTGGAACAGTCTGGAATCATTTCTAAGGGGGCGGATCAGGTTAAAAAATCACGCATAAAATATAGCCTCACCAAAAAGGGGATAGATATGCTTCCTTTTATGGTGAATATGATTGTTTGGAGCAGTATCTATGATGCCAATACAGAAGCAGAGCCATCTTTTTTAGTAGCGGCTAAAGAAAATCCAGATCACTTACTCAAAACGCTGACAAAAAAACTAGAAAAGGAACACTTAGCAGACTGA
- a CDS encoding Crp/Fnr family transcriptional regulator, producing the protein MINFVEFCHTISPLNSEEKEELAAILTHTQKQKGASILRSNAYCKDLFFITKGVAKLGFQNNGKEFIMRFFEEGILFTELESLIKRQPSKYEVTALEAVELTIIPFYKFEALCHKHHKLETFFRKFLSLAHLNMMGRISEILEEDAKTRYLNFLNSNPGLMQRISLGDLANYLGITQVSLSRIRAEI; encoded by the coding sequence ATGATAAATTTTGTTGAATTTTGCCATACCATTTCGCCTCTAAATTCAGAAGAAAAGGAAGAGTTAGCGGCTATTTTAACCCACACACAAAAACAAAAAGGAGCCTCTATTTTAAGATCCAATGCTTATTGTAAGGATTTATTTTTTATCACTAAAGGGGTCGCCAAATTAGGTTTTCAAAATAATGGCAAAGAATTTATCATGCGTTTTTTTGAAGAGGGAATCTTGTTTACAGAATTAGAGAGTTTGATAAAACGGCAGCCTAGCAAATACGAAGTGACTGCATTAGAAGCGGTAGAACTCACTATTATTCCTTTTTACAAATTTGAAGCCTTATGCCACAAACATCATAAACTGGAAACCTTCTTTAGAAAATTCCTCAGTCTTGCCCACCTTAATATGATGGGTAGAATTAGCGAAATATTGGAAGAAGATGCCAAAACTCGTTATCTCAATTTCTTAAATAGTAATCCAGGCTTGATGCAACGAATCAGTTTGGGGGATTTAGCAAACTATCTAGGGATTACTCAAGTTTCTTTAAGTAGAATTAGGGCAGAAATCTAG